In the Flagellimonas sp. HMM57 genome, one interval contains:
- the ruvA gene encoding Holliday junction branch migration protein RuvA: MITHLNGKLVEKNPTYIVVECSGVGYFVNISLHTFSQLKDQENIRLYTHLQVKEDSHTLFGFLEQSEREIFRLLISVSGIGSSTARTMLSSLSPVQIRDAIANGDVPAIQSIKGIGAKTAQRVILDLKDKILKVYDMGEVSHQSNNTSKEEALSALEVLGFVRRQSEKVVDKVLSNDPSLSVEDTIKLALKNL, translated from the coding sequence ATGATTACCCACTTAAACGGAAAATTAGTTGAGAAGAACCCTACTTATATCGTCGTTGAATGTAGTGGTGTAGGCTATTTTGTGAATATTTCGCTGCATACTTTTTCTCAGCTTAAAGATCAAGAAAATATACGTCTTTACACACATTTGCAAGTGAAGGAAGACTCGCACACACTTTTTGGTTTTTTGGAGCAGTCAGAACGTGAAATATTCAGGTTATTGATTTCTGTTTCTGGTATTGGATCTAGCACTGCAAGAACAATGTTATCTTCCTTGTCACCTGTCCAAATTAGGGATGCTATTGCCAATGGAGATGTTCCTGCCATTCAGTCAATAAAAGGAATTGGTGCCAAGACCGCACAACGTGTTATTCTTGATTTAAAGGACAAGATTTTAAAAGTCTACGATATGGGAGAAGTTTCCCACCAATCGAACAATACAAGCAAAGAAGAAGCGTTATCTGCTTTAGAGGTTCTTGGTTTCGTTCGGAGGCAATCTGAAAAGGTTGTTGACAAGGTGTTATCCAACGATCCTTCACTAAGCGTTGAGGACACTATTAAATTAGCGCTGAAAAATTTGTAA
- a CDS encoding NADP-dependent malic enzyme — MSKEKQRQEALLYHAKPQPGKIKIVPTKPYATQRDLALAYSPGVAAPCLEIEKNKDDVYKYTAKGNIVAVISNGTAVLGLGNIGPEASKPVMEGKSLLFKIFADIDGMDVELDTTDVDKFIETVKIIAPTFGGINLEDIKAPEAFEIERRLKEELDIPVMHDDQHGTAIISAAALLNAVELTHKKIEEIKIVVSGAGAAAVSCTRLYIAFGAKPENIVMLDSKGVIRSDRENLSKEKKEFASDRKIDTLEEAMKDSDVFIGLSIANILTPQMLKSMAKNPIVFAMANPDPEIEYNLACKTRDDIIMATGRSDHPNQVNNVLGFPFIFRGALDVRATKINEEMKMAAVRALADLTREPVPEQVNIAYDTTRLFFSKEYIIPKPFDPRLITKIPPAVAKAAIESGVAKEPIRDWKKYEEELYQRSGNDNKVVRLLHNRARVNPKRIVFAEAELLDVMKAAQIVHDEGIAIPILLGYRETIEKLKKELEFDAEVPIIDPRSDESKEMRTRYAMKLWESRKRKGETKYSANVNMGKRNYFGAMMLLEGDADGMISGYSRAYPLVLKPVFEVLGRAKGVKNASTVNIMITDRGPLFLADTSINVDPSAEALAEIAQMTANVASTFGFNPVMAMLSYANFGSSSHPNAQKVREAVKILHERNPELVVDGEIQTDFALSQELCHNNFPFSKLAGKKVNTLVFPNLDSANITYKLLKGLNNAESIGPIMVGLRRSAHILQLGASVDEMVNMAAVAVIDAQEREKRRKAKMGE, encoded by the coding sequence ATGAGCAAAGAAAAACAACGTCAAGAAGCTTTATTATACCACGCGAAGCCTCAGCCAGGTAAAATAAAAATAGTTCCAACAAAGCCTTACGCTACCCAGCGCGATCTAGCGCTTGCCTATTCTCCAGGGGTTGCCGCGCCCTGTTTGGAAATTGAAAAGAACAAGGATGATGTTTACAAGTATACGGCCAAAGGAAATATTGTTGCAGTAATTTCTAACGGAACGGCCGTTTTAGGATTGGGAAATATTGGCCCAGAGGCTTCAAAGCCTGTAATGGAAGGGAAAAGCTTGCTGTTTAAGATTTTTGCGGATATCGACGGAATGGATGTTGAATTGGATACTACGGATGTTGATAAATTCATTGAAACCGTAAAGATTATAGCCCCAACTTTTGGAGGAATTAATCTTGAAGACATTAAAGCTCCTGAAGCTTTTGAAATTGAAAGACGTCTAAAAGAGGAGTTGGACATTCCGGTCATGCACGATGACCAGCATGGTACGGCTATTATTTCTGCTGCCGCTTTACTGAATGCGGTGGAACTTACCCATAAAAAAATTGAAGAGATAAAAATTGTGGTCAGTGGCGCCGGTGCAGCTGCTGTTTCTTGCACCAGGCTTTATATTGCATTCGGTGCAAAGCCTGAAAATATTGTAATGTTGGATAGCAAAGGTGTCATCCGAAGTGATCGTGAAAATCTTTCCAAAGAAAAAAAGGAGTTTGCCTCGGATAGAAAAATAGATACTTTGGAGGAAGCTATGAAAGATTCAGATGTCTTTATTGGATTATCCATTGCCAATATTCTAACACCCCAAATGCTTAAATCCATGGCTAAAAACCCTATCGTTTTTGCAATGGCAAATCCTGATCCAGAGATAGAATACAATTTGGCTTGTAAAACAAGGGACGATATCATTATGGCAACAGGTCGTTCAGATCATCCCAATCAAGTGAACAATGTTCTTGGATTTCCATTTATTTTCAGGGGAGCATTGGATGTTAGGGCGACTAAAATCAATGAAGAGATGAAGATGGCTGCGGTTAGGGCTTTAGCGGATTTAACGAGAGAACCTGTTCCAGAACAAGTAAATATCGCTTACGATACTACAAGGTTGTTTTTTAGTAAAGAATATATCATTCCAAAACCTTTTGATCCAAGACTGATAACCAAAATTCCACCTGCTGTGGCGAAGGCCGCTATAGAAAGTGGGGTTGCAAAAGAACCGATACGGGATTGGAAAAAGTATGAAGAAGAACTATACCAAAGATCTGGAAATGATAACAAAGTAGTTCGCCTTTTGCACAACCGGGCGCGGGTTAACCCCAAACGCATTGTTTTTGCAGAAGCAGAATTGCTCGATGTAATGAAAGCAGCACAAATAGTCCATGATGAAGGTATAGCCATACCAATTTTGCTAGGATATAGGGAAACTATTGAGAAGTTAAAAAAGGAATTGGAATTTGATGCCGAAGTGCCTATTATAGATCCACGCTCGGACGAATCAAAGGAAATGCGGACTAGATATGCGATGAAGTTGTGGGAATCCAGAAAAAGAAAAGGAGAAACCAAATACAGCGCAAATGTCAATATGGGCAAGCGTAATTATTTTGGCGCCATGATGCTTTTGGAAGGTGATGCAGATGGAATGATTTCTGGCTATTCCAGAGCATATCCATTGGTATTAAAGCCTGTATTTGAAGTTTTGGGACGTGCGAAAGGAGTCAAAAATGCCTCCACAGTAAACATAATGATAACCGATAGAGGGCCACTATTTTTAGCGGATACTTCCATAAATGTAGATCCTAGTGCAGAGGCCTTGGCAGAAATCGCCCAAATGACAGCAAATGTCGCCAGCACATTTGGTTTTAATCCTGTAATGGCGATGTTGTCCTATGCAAACTTCGGTTCTTCTAGCCATCCCAATGCCCAAAAAGTAAGGGAAGCTGTCAAAATATTGCACGAAAGAAATCCAGAGTTGGTAGTTGACGGTGAAATTCAAACTGATTTTGCATTAAGTCAAGAGCTATGTCACAATAATTTTCCATTCTCAAAATTGGCGGGAAAAAAAGTAAACACATTGGTGTTCCCAAATTTAGATTCTGCGAACATTACGTATAAATTATTGAAGGGGTTGAACAATGCCGAATCCATAGGCCCAATTATGGTCGGTCTTCGAAGATCTGCACATATTTTACAGCTGGGAGCGAGTGTTGATGAAATGGTGAACATGGCAGCGGTCGCTGTAATAGATGCTCAAGAGCGTGAAAAACGCCGAAAGGCAAAAATGGGGGAGTAG
- a CDS encoding sodium:solute symporter has protein sequence MSGLQTLDIIVILVYLVGIIIYGISKSKRSSSEDYFLGGRTMTWPIVGIALFSANISSSTLVGLASDGFQTNVNVYNYEWYAVVILIFFSIFFLPFYLKSGVYTMPEFMQKRYDKRSRYYFSLITIVGNVLVDTAAGLYVGSIVLKLLFPDVDSTYIIIGLAVAAAAYTIPGGLNSVIQTEVIQAVLLIIGSCLLTYFAFEELGGGWSGMMSKLDAALASGDVNFGDRAAEGKFIPSNSGEVFSLVRSNNDEFMPWWGLLTGVPLLGFYFWANNQFMVQRVLGAKDLNHGRWGALFAGLLKLPVIFIMVVPGVLALLLFNTLDISNLNYPLATGGMCENLSDCPNLTYPVLLFQLLPTGILGLVVAGLLAAMMSSVSATFNSASTLITMDFVKQLRPEMTSKQLVRAGQIATLILVVLASLWVPFIERVSDSLWGYLQLVIAFTSPPVVSAFILGLFWKRANATGAFTSLLIGGAVAIFMILSASYDISPYLNEFHFLAKANLLFVISLLTHIVVSLATGEPDAQKVAEYTYKKEMFAEETEELKDLPWYKNYRYLAIILLVVTTIIVGYFW, from the coding sequence ATGAGTGGATTACAGACCTTGGATATCATTGTGATTCTGGTATATCTCGTAGGAATTATAATCTACGGTATATCAAAATCAAAAAGAAGCAGTTCGGAAGACTATTTTTTAGGAGGTAGGACCATGACATGGCCTATTGTTGGGATTGCACTTTTTTCAGCTAATATTTCAAGTTCTACACTGGTTGGTTTGGCTTCGGATGGTTTTCAGACCAATGTCAATGTATACAATTACGAATGGTATGCGGTTGTCATTCTTATTTTCTTCTCCATATTTTTCTTGCCGTTTTATTTGAAATCTGGAGTATATACCATGCCGGAATTCATGCAGAAACGCTATGACAAAAGATCGAGATATTACTTTTCTTTGATAACGATTGTTGGAAATGTACTCGTGGACACGGCTGCGGGACTTTACGTTGGTAGTATTGTTTTAAAACTTTTGTTCCCAGATGTGGATTCCACCTACATCATCATAGGTTTGGCTGTTGCGGCCGCAGCATATACAATTCCGGGTGGACTTAACTCTGTTATACAAACCGAAGTTATCCAGGCGGTTTTATTGATTATTGGTTCCTGTTTGCTCACCTATTTTGCTTTTGAAGAGTTAGGTGGCGGATGGAGCGGTATGATGTCCAAATTGGATGCGGCATTGGCATCTGGAGATGTTAATTTTGGAGATAGAGCTGCCGAGGGAAAATTTATACCATCCAACTCAGGAGAAGTGTTCAGTTTGGTTCGTTCCAATAACGATGAATTTATGCCCTGGTGGGGTCTGTTGACTGGCGTACCGTTGCTAGGATTCTATTTTTGGGCAAATAACCAGTTTATGGTGCAACGTGTATTGGGAGCCAAAGATTTAAATCACGGTCGTTGGGGTGCATTATTTGCAGGTTTGTTAAAACTTCCTGTAATTTTTATCATGGTAGTGCCCGGGGTATTGGCACTTCTATTGTTTAATACTTTAGATATTTCAAACCTTAACTATCCACTAGCTACTGGAGGTATGTGCGAGAATCTTTCAGATTGTCCTAATCTAACCTATCCTGTACTATTGTTTCAGCTTTTGCCCACCGGTATTTTGGGTCTTGTAGTTGCGGGACTATTGGCAGCTATGATGTCATCAGTTTCAGCAACGTTCAATTCGGCTTCAACATTGATCACTATGGATTTTGTAAAACAACTTCGTCCAGAAATGACCAGTAAACAATTGGTAAGAGCGGGACAGATTGCCACCTTGATCTTGGTGGTTCTTGCATCACTTTGGGTTCCGTTCATAGAAAGGGTGAGCGATTCGCTTTGGGGTTATCTTCAATTGGTAATAGCCTTTACAAGCCCGCCAGTAGTTTCAGCCTTTATTTTAGGATTGTTTTGGAAAAGGGCAAATGCTACGGGAGCATTTACAAGTCTCTTGATTGGTGGAGCAGTAGCCATTTTCATGATATTGTCCGCCAGCTACGATATTTCACCTTATCTAAATGAATTTCACTTTCTTGCTAAAGCCAATCTTTTGTTTGTGATAAGCTTACTTACACATATAGTGGTCAGCTTGGCAACTGGCGAGCCAGATGCGCAAAAGGTTGCGGAATATACCTATAAGAAAGAAATGTTCGCAGAAGAGACGGAAGAGCTCAAAGATTTGCCATGGTATAAAAACTATCGCTATTTAGCCATTATATTATTAGTGGTGACAACAATTATAGTTGGGTATTTTTGGTAA
- the queG gene encoding tRNA epoxyqueuosine(34) reductase QueG: protein MGKQSNTTLIKNEAKRLGFLSCGISKAEFLEDEAPRLEKWLNQNMHGEMQYMENHFDKRLDPTKLVEGSKSVISLLLNYYPSGHQNKDAYKISKYAYGTDYHFVIKDKLKSLLHFIQEEIGEVHGRAFVDSAPVLDKAWAAKSGLGWIGKHSNLLTQQVGSFYFIAELIIDLDLEYDSPVMDHCGTCTACIDACPTDAIVEPYVVDGSKCISYFTIELKNEIPTEFHGKFDDWMFGCDVCQDVCPWNRFSKAHSEPLFNPNPELLSMTKKDWEEITEDVFKKIFKKSPVKRTKFSGLQRNLKFLKS, encoded by the coding sequence ATGGGTAAACAGTCTAATACCACACTAATAAAAAATGAAGCCAAACGCCTCGGTTTTTTATCTTGTGGAATTTCCAAGGCTGAATTTCTGGAAGATGAAGCCCCTCGATTGGAAAAATGGCTCAACCAAAATATGCATGGCGAAATGCAGTATATGGAAAACCATTTCGACAAACGCTTGGACCCGACCAAATTGGTGGAAGGTTCTAAATCTGTTATCTCATTATTGCTGAATTACTACCCATCCGGACATCAAAATAAGGATGCATACAAGATTTCAAAATATGCTTACGGTACAGACTATCACTTTGTGATAAAGGATAAATTGAAATCATTACTGCATTTTATACAGGAAGAAATCGGTGAGGTACATGGTAGGGCATTTGTGGATTCCGCACCGGTACTTGATAAAGCATGGGCTGCCAAAAGTGGATTGGGATGGATTGGAAAGCATAGCAATTTATTGACTCAACAAGTGGGGTCGTTTTATTTTATTGCCGAATTGATCATAGACCTGGATTTGGAATACGATAGTCCGGTAATGGACCATTGCGGAACCTGTACTGCTTGTATTGATGCTTGCCCCACAGATGCCATTGTGGAACCATATGTAGTGGATGGGAGCAAATGTATTTCTTATTTTACCATCGAATTAAAAAACGAGATTCCAACAGAATTTCACGGTAAATTTGATGACTGGATGTTCGGTTGTGATGTTTGCCAAGACGTCTGTCCTTGGAACCGTTTCTCAAAAGCGCACAGCGAACCACTTTTCAATCCAAATCCCGAATTACTTTCCATGACCAAAAAAGATTGGGAGGAAATCACGGAAGATGTTTTCAAAAAAATCTTCAAAAAATCCCCTGTAAAGCGAACCAAGTTTTCAGGTTTGCAACGAAACCTAAAATTTTTAAAAAGTTAG
- a CDS encoding cytochrome P450 — translation MKKLPHVSALKVLLNSKRILKNPLPFHYENFEKLGDTFRISILGEGKVLFSRDADLVKQVLQKKHRYYSKSKLQTKDLAKYIGYGLLTSEGEHWRAHRRMIQPAFHVKKLKGLFSIMRNTIVAELERIVPNAEQDVFALMGDLAFQVVAKSLFSSNDIREPMSRLQHITEENQKMLIREMRQPYFKWWYKASGEIGKHLNMAETGRNILNDLIEERLSSGKEEHDLLDMLLNATYEDGTKMPRRQLIDEVLILFTAGHETTANALAFTLYFISKDEELQIKLFEEISSLEKDDYTWEDLSKLSLTTSCIKEAMRLYPPAYFIDRVAIEDNEIDGLHMKKGTLVLLSIFELHRHKDFWENPTEYIPDRFMNVDMKEASNYYYPFGAGPRMCVGNAFANYEMVMVMVEIIKKYHISTKMPRVEINPMISLKPKEVKLNFVLR, via the coding sequence ATGAAAAAGCTACCCCACGTTTCTGCATTAAAAGTATTGCTCAACAGCAAACGTATTCTAAAAAATCCTTTGCCCTTTCATTATGAAAATTTTGAAAAGCTTGGGGACACTTTTCGGATTTCTATTTTAGGCGAAGGAAAGGTGTTGTTCTCTAGAGATGCAGATTTGGTCAAGCAAGTGCTTCAAAAAAAGCATCGCTATTATTCCAAATCTAAATTACAGACTAAGGATTTAGCAAAATATATAGGCTATGGATTGCTAACATCGGAAGGAGAGCATTGGCGTGCGCACAGAAGAATGATTCAGCCTGCATTTCATGTAAAAAAATTGAAAGGCCTCTTTTCTATAATGCGTAATACCATTGTTGCTGAATTGGAGCGTATTGTCCCCAATGCGGAACAAGACGTATTTGCACTGATGGGCGATTTGGCATTTCAAGTAGTGGCAAAATCACTCTTTAGCAGTAATGATATTCGGGAACCCATGTCCCGACTTCAGCATATCACCGAAGAAAACCAGAAAATGTTGATTCGCGAGATGCGACAGCCCTATTTTAAATGGTGGTATAAAGCTTCAGGAGAAATTGGGAAACATCTGAATATGGCAGAAACAGGAAGGAACATTCTTAATGACCTCATAGAAGAGCGTTTATCCAGCGGAAAAGAAGAACACGACTTACTGGACATGTTGTTGAATGCAACTTATGAAGATGGTACAAAAATGCCCCGAAGACAGCTTATAGATGAAGTTTTGATCCTATTTACTGCAGGGCATGAGACAACTGCAAACGCCTTGGCATTTACACTTTACTTTATAAGCAAGGATGAAGAATTACAAATAAAGCTCTTTGAGGAAATCAGTAGTCTGGAAAAGGATGACTACACATGGGAAGATTTGAGCAAACTATCTTTAACTACATCTTGCATAAAAGAAGCGATGCGTTTATATCCGCCAGCTTATTTTATAGACCGAGTTGCTATCGAGGATAACGAGATTGATGGCTTACATATGAAGAAAGGTACATTGGTATTGCTTTCCATTTTTGAATTGCATCGGCATAAAGATTTCTGGGAAAATCCAACCGAGTATATCCCGGACCGTTTTATGAATGTAGACATGAAAGAAGCTTCAAATTATTACTATCCTTTTGGAGCTGGGCCACGTATGTGCGTGGGTAATGCCTTTGCTAATTATGAAATGGTCATGGTCATGGTCGAGATTATTAAAAAATATCATATTAGCACCAAAATGCCCCGAGTAGAAATCAATCCTATGATTTCTCTAAAACCAAAAGAGGTTAAATTGAATTTTGTTCTACGATAA
- the ruvB gene encoding Holliday junction branch migration DNA helicase RuvB: MNENLDPNPEHFSQEELDIERALRPITFDDFTGQEQVLENLKIFVQAANLRGEALDHTLFHGPPGLGKTTLAHILANELGVGIKITSGPVLDKPGDLAGLLTNLEERDVLFIDEIHRLSPIVEEYLYSAMEDYKIDIMIETGPNARTVQINLSPFTLVGATTRSGLLTAPMRARFGIQSRLQYYNTELLSTIVERSAEILKVPITNEAAIEIAGRSRGTPRICNALLRRVRDFAQIKGNGSIDMDISKFSLKALNVDAHGLDEMDNKILSTIIDKFKGGPVGITTLATAVSESAETIEEVYEPFLIQQGFIMRTPRGREVTELAYKHLGRIKGATQGGLF, translated from the coding sequence ATGAATGAAAACTTAGATCCAAATCCTGAACATTTTTCGCAAGAAGAGCTCGATATCGAAAGAGCATTAAGACCCATTACTTTTGATGATTTTACAGGTCAAGAACAAGTATTGGAGAACTTGAAAATTTTTGTGCAAGCTGCAAACCTTCGTGGCGAAGCTTTGGACCACACATTGTTTCATGGGCCTCCGGGATTAGGGAAAACCACACTCGCACATATTTTGGCCAACGAACTCGGTGTAGGGATAAAAATTACATCAGGCCCTGTTTTGGATAAGCCTGGGGATTTGGCCGGCCTTTTGACCAATTTGGAAGAACGGGATGTATTGTTCATTGATGAAATTCATCGATTAAGTCCTATCGTAGAAGAATATTTGTATTCAGCAATGGAAGATTACAAAATCGATATTATGATTGAAACCGGACCAAATGCAAGAACGGTTCAAATTAATCTAAGTCCATTTACACTTGTGGGAGCAACTACACGTTCAGGATTATTGACAGCACCAATGCGCGCAAGATTCGGTATTCAAAGTAGACTACAATACTATAATACCGAGTTGCTGTCCACCATCGTAGAACGTAGTGCTGAAATATTAAAAGTTCCCATCACCAACGAAGCCGCTATAGAAATAGCGGGCAGGAGCAGGGGAACGCCCCGTATATGCAATGCCTTATTACGAAGGGTTAGGGACTTTGCCCAGATAAAAGGAAATGGAAGCATAGATATGGATATTTCAAAATTTAGTTTGAAAGCCTTGAATGTTGACGCCCACGGTCTTGACGAAATGGACAATAAGATACTGAGTACTATCATCGATAAATTTAAAGGAGGTCCGGTTGGAATCACTACATTGGCCACTGCAGTATCAGAAAGTGCGGAAACCATTGAAGAAGTATATGAACCTTTCTTGATTCAGCAAGGATTTATTATGCGTACCCCCAGAGGCCGTGAAGTTACCGAGCTCGCTTATAAACATCTTGGGCGAATAAAAGGAGCAACGCAAGGAGGCTTGTTTTAA
- a CDS encoding type II toxin-antitoxin system RelE/ParE family toxin: MVQVNWTPQAISDLKDIADYIKKDSKYYAKLQVIRIKSRVEILKRQIYLGSLVPEFERDDIRQLIEGNYRIIYKVVSKDRVDILTVNHSARDLTRRNIK, translated from the coding sequence ATGGTTCAAGTAAACTGGACTCCACAAGCTATTTCAGATTTAAAGGACATTGCGGACTATATCAAAAAAGACTCAAAATATTACGCCAAACTTCAAGTTATCCGAATCAAAAGTAGAGTGGAAATTTTAAAAAGACAAATATATCTGGGAAGTTTGGTGCCAGAATTTGAAAGAGATGATATAAGACAATTAATCGAGGGAAATTATAGGATTATTTACAAGGTTGTTAGTAAAGACCGAGTGGATATTTTAACTGTAAATCATTCAGCTAGAGATTTGACAAGAAGAAATATCAAGTAA
- a CDS encoding acyl-CoA dehydrogenase, which yields MVTTGYSIGILQYIPFFYIIWSDDLLSASEISVVTKTIEEDTSLEQHEKEQLLLWLNRDTPPANEEIKNWQHVISNSDIKLIESDTYPLTALSQRLASLHCGHCDFNDHLKRIEINLGIQPNHYNHLFDVEVVHKKTSNRYSAAILDGILKEPHTAIVDDFRNFLHQPMFDWSVQRDKEAFRSRTLEQVKVLGENGYGAMAYEEEYGGTENMPGYAAIFEHLMFIDGSLAVKFGVQFGLFGGSIQKLGTKRHHDFYLADTGETKLLGCFAMTETGHGSNVRGIKTTATYDSATDTIVIHTPGKNDNKEYIGNALHAKMASVFAQLIVNGKNEGVHAILVPLRDEHHKTLEGITIEDNGYKLGLNGVDNGKIWFNQVRVPRKNLLDKYGEIKDDGLYFSAIKNPNKRFFTMLGTLVGGRICVAKGALGGAKMALTIAVKHALNRRQFNDSVKIQEDLIMDYPTHQLRLTPAIASVYVYHVTLEELIKRYSDTSQLDKREIETQVAGLKSVITWFASDTIQECREACGGKGYLLENRIADLKGDVDIFTTFEGDNNVLLQLAAKGVLSDFKAEFNSAGFTSVLKLLRSQLADKLSTINPAYSNKVDKEHLYNPKFHKHAFSYRTRRLTYTLAMRIRNYIKKGIPSYQAFLKVQTHLLVLGKAYSVELAYEIFNEFCTTVSDKEYRSLLEKLGTLYALHEIRSNAEWYLEQGYIGGTKSKAIRQRVERLSTELRPHIEVVVDGFGIPKHCLTAPIAKQ from the coding sequence ATGGTAACTACTGGTTATTCAATCGGGATTTTACAATACATTCCATTTTTTTATATTATTTGGTCGGACGACTTACTTTCAGCTTCTGAAATATCTGTGGTAACCAAGACCATTGAAGAAGATACTTCACTTGAACAACATGAAAAAGAGCAACTTTTACTCTGGTTGAATAGAGATACTCCACCTGCCAATGAAGAAATAAAAAATTGGCAGCATGTGATTTCCAATTCCGATATAAAACTTATAGAAAGTGATACCTATCCCTTGACCGCTTTAAGCCAAAGGTTAGCGAGTCTACATTGTGGTCATTGTGATTTTAATGACCATTTAAAGCGCATAGAAATAAATTTAGGAATACAGCCTAACCATTATAACCATTTGTTCGATGTTGAGGTGGTACACAAAAAGACCTCGAACCGATATTCAGCAGCTATCCTGGATGGCATTCTTAAAGAACCTCATACAGCAATTGTTGACGACTTTCGCAACTTTCTACATCAACCCATGTTTGATTGGAGCGTACAGCGGGACAAAGAAGCGTTTCGTTCAAGGACATTGGAGCAAGTAAAAGTTTTGGGTGAAAACGGGTATGGTGCAATGGCTTATGAAGAAGAATATGGCGGCACGGAGAACATGCCAGGCTATGCTGCTATTTTTGAACATTTAATGTTCATTGATGGGAGTTTGGCAGTAAAATTTGGAGTACAATTTGGCCTTTTCGGTGGCAGTATTCAAAAATTAGGAACAAAAAGGCATCATGATTTCTATCTCGCCGATACGGGTGAAACAAAACTATTGGGTTGTTTTGCCATGACAGAGACCGGACATGGTTCCAATGTGCGAGGAATCAAAACCACTGCTACTTATGATAGTGCAACGGATACCATCGTGATTCATACACCTGGAAAAAACGACAACAAAGAATATATAGGCAATGCCTTGCATGCTAAAATGGCCTCTGTTTTTGCACAATTGATCGTGAATGGAAAAAATGAAGGAGTGCATGCTATTTTAGTACCGTTACGTGATGAACACCATAAAACACTAGAAGGAATAACCATTGAAGACAATGGTTATAAGTTAGGATTGAACGGTGTAGATAATGGTAAAATCTGGTTCAATCAGGTAAGAGTACCCCGTAAAAATCTATTGGATAAATATGGGGAAATCAAAGATGATGGCTTGTATTTTTCAGCAATAAAAAATCCAAACAAACGATTCTTCACTATGCTCGGCACATTGGTGGGTGGTCGTATCTGTGTGGCCAAAGGCGCTTTGGGCGGAGCTAAAATGGCATTGACGATTGCCGTGAAGCATGCTCTAAACCGAAGACAATTCAATGATAGCGTAAAGATTCAGGAAGATTTGATCATGGATTATCCAACGCACCAACTTCGATTGACCCCGGCTATCGCTAGTGTCTATGTATACCATGTTACCCTTGAAGAGTTGATTAAGCGCTATAGTGATACTTCCCAACTGGATAAAAGGGAAATAGAAACCCAGGTCGCGGGCTTGAAATCGGTGATTACTTGGTTTGCCAGTGATACGATTCAAGAATGCAGGGAGGCTTGTGGTGGAAAGGGATACTTACTAGAAAATAGAATCGCTGATTTAAAAGGCGACGTTGACATTTTTACCACTTTTGAAGGTGATAACAACGTTCTTTTACAATTGGCCGCGAAAGGGGTTCTTTCAGACTTTAAAGCTGAATTCAATAGTGCAGGTTTTACCTCAGTACTTAAATTATTACGAAGCCAACTTGCGGATAAGTTGAGTACCATCAACCCAGCATACTCCAACAAAGTAGATAAGGAACATCTGTATAATCCGAAATTTCATAAGCATGCGTTTAGTTACAGAACCAGAAGGCTCACGTATACTTTAGCCATGCGAATTCGGAATTATATTAAGAAGGGGATTCCATCGTACCAAGCTTTTTTAAAAGTACAGACACATTTGTTAGTATTGGGAAAAGCGTACAGTGTGGAATTGGCTTATGAAATATTCAACGAGTTTTGTACTACTGTTTCCGATAAAGAGTATAGAAGCCTATTGGAAAAATTGGGAACTTTGTATGCGTTGCACGAAATACGCTCAAACGCAGAATGGTATTTGGAACAGGGATATATTGGTGGAACAAAGTCTAAAGCGATACGGCAACGTGTGGAACGTTTATCAACGGAACTCAGGCCGCACATCGAAGTAGTTGTGGACGGATTTGGGATTCCAAAACACTGCTTGACAGCTCCTATCGCTAAACAGTAG